One part of the Granulicella arctica genome encodes these proteins:
- a CDS encoding YukJ family protein, with amino-acid sequence MPIINYSVLQGTPTAGKVVTGSSTHYQITMQATGGPFTVAVNIQSTDGSEVLYAILDNFQPPDPTALLALSSGMTPLPSQPGGLALDFVRSQVAGQPMITLAQMTLLPKNLALTDRADPALNAIDTLLNQAIAAGNATIYAFGSAYADSGKVDGIHDIHMNQGNPLNSYGADNGIWQDGTLFLYLPTPNTWTAVFIAFQTESWTTDDNGNPT; translated from the coding sequence ATGCCCATCATCAACTACAGCGTCCTGCAAGGCACACCCACCGCCGGAAAGGTCGTCACCGGCTCCAGCACCCACTACCAGATCACCATGCAGGCAACCGGCGGCCCCTTCACCGTCGCCGTCAACATCCAGTCAACCGACGGCTCCGAGGTCCTCTACGCAATCCTCGACAACTTCCAACCACCCGACCCCACCGCGCTCCTCGCACTCTCCTCCGGCATGACTCCGCTGCCAAGCCAGCCCGGCGGCCTCGCACTCGACTTCGTCCGCTCACAGGTAGCTGGCCAGCCCATGATCACGCTCGCCCAGATGACACTCCTCCCCAAAAACCTCGCCCTGACCGACCGCGCCGACCCAGCCCTCAACGCCATCGACACCCTCCTCAACCAGGCCATCGCCGCCGGAAACGCAACCATCTACGCCTTCGGCAGCGCCTACGCCGACAGCGGCAAAGTCGACGGCATCCACGACATCCACATGAACCAGGGCAACCCCCTCAACAGCTACGGCGCAGACAACGGCATCTGGCAGGACGGAACCCTCTTCCTCTACCTACCCACACCGAACACCTGGACCGCCGTCTTCATCGCCTTCCAAACCGAGTCCTGGACCACAGACGACAACGGAAACCCGACCTAA
- the lpxC gene encoding UDP-3-O-acyl-N-acetylglucosamine deacetylase, with protein MEAHFEQTIRSEVDFCGVGLHSGADVTMRLVPAPAGSGIVFRRTDLDNFEIPATGRNVAKVSYATSLMRQSVLISTTEHLLSALIGCGVDNVIVEVDNLEVPILDGSALPYVQAFQSVGLKVQRRRREYIRILKEVEVRDGSKFIGVYPGSGYSIEYTIDFPKPIGFGRFMGDLATGDYVRQIAPARTFGFKRDEAMLRNMGLIRGVSDECAILVGEQGVENGPLRFSDEFVRHKVLDLIGDLALAGRRIQGRVVAERAGHAMHTALVQRLLRDRSAWELAHGYDEVAAPKAASVRLQTVLA; from the coding sequence ATGGAAGCTCACTTTGAGCAGACAATCCGGTCGGAGGTAGATTTCTGCGGGGTTGGCCTGCACAGTGGCGCTGACGTTACGATGCGATTGGTTCCTGCGCCTGCGGGTTCGGGGATCGTCTTCCGGCGTACCGATTTGGACAACTTCGAGATTCCGGCGACCGGGCGAAACGTCGCGAAGGTGAGCTATGCGACGAGTTTAATGCGCCAGAGCGTGCTGATCTCGACGACGGAGCATCTGCTGTCGGCGCTGATCGGTTGCGGTGTGGACAATGTGATCGTCGAGGTGGATAACCTTGAGGTTCCGATACTGGACGGCAGTGCGCTTCCGTATGTGCAGGCGTTTCAGTCGGTGGGGTTGAAGGTGCAGCGGCGGCGGCGAGAGTATATTCGCATCCTCAAAGAGGTTGAGGTGCGGGACGGCAGCAAGTTCATTGGCGTCTATCCTGGTTCGGGCTACAGCATTGAGTACACGATCGACTTTCCCAAGCCGATTGGTTTTGGCAGGTTCATGGGCGATCTTGCGACGGGCGACTATGTCCGCCAGATTGCACCGGCGCGGACCTTCGGGTTCAAGCGGGACGAGGCGATGCTGCGCAATATGGGGCTGATCCGCGGCGTCTCGGACGAGTGCGCGATTTTGGTTGGTGAGCAAGGCGTGGAGAATGGGCCGCTGCGGTTCTCGGATGAGTTTGTACGGCACAAGGTGCTGGATCTGATCGGGGATCTTGCGCTGGCGGGACGACGCATCCAGGGGCGTGTTGTGGCCGAGCGCGCAGGACATGCGATGCATACGGCGCTGGTGCAGCGGCTGCTGCGCGACCGTTCGGCGTGGGAGCTGGCGCATGGGTACGATGAGGTCGCCGCTCCCAAAGCTGCGTCGGTACGGCTCCAGACTGTACTTGCCTGA
- the tgt gene encoding tRNA guanosine(34) transglycosylase Tgt has protein sequence MSLQFAIDRTSESGGRRGQLTLPHGVVETPVFMPVGTAATVKAVPQSLLEEIGAGGKGAQIILANTYHLYLRPGHELVRRMGGVHRFMSWERPMLTDSGGFQVFSLSSLRKVTPDGVEFRSHLDGSKHFFSPEHSMDVQIALGADIAMVFDECVETPATWERTKESMSLTHAWAQRSKDHFEANKHLRPWAEGFEGKTQSLFGIVQGGMYADLRKESAERLVEMDLPGYAIGGLAVGEPREVTREMIARTLEFLPKDKPRYVMGVGYPDEIEEYARMGVDMMDCVLPTRAGRHGLLFTSAGRLNIKKKEYAEDQGPIDAACGCMVCSRYTRAYLRHLFSSGEPLGAVLNSIHNIAFYLDVMDRVRGDLAGISV, from the coding sequence ATGTCTTTGCAGTTTGCGATTGATCGAACAAGTGAGAGTGGCGGGCGGCGTGGTCAGTTGACGCTGCCGCATGGTGTGGTGGAGACGCCGGTGTTTATGCCGGTGGGGACGGCGGCGACCGTCAAAGCAGTCCCGCAGAGTTTGCTGGAGGAGATTGGCGCGGGTGGCAAGGGCGCGCAGATCATTCTGGCGAATACGTATCACCTGTACTTGCGACCGGGGCATGAGCTGGTGCGGCGGATGGGCGGCGTGCATCGGTTTATGAGCTGGGAGCGGCCGATGCTGACGGACTCGGGTGGCTTTCAGGTGTTCAGCCTGAGCAGCCTGCGGAAGGTGACTCCGGATGGCGTGGAGTTTCGCTCGCATCTGGATGGGAGCAAGCACTTCTTCTCACCGGAGCACTCGATGGATGTGCAGATCGCACTGGGCGCGGATATTGCGATGGTCTTTGATGAGTGCGTGGAGACGCCGGCGACGTGGGAGCGGACGAAGGAGTCGATGAGTCTGACGCATGCGTGGGCACAGCGGTCGAAGGATCACTTCGAGGCGAACAAACATTTGCGGCCCTGGGCAGAGGGGTTTGAAGGGAAGACTCAGAGTTTGTTTGGGATTGTGCAGGGCGGGATGTATGCGGATCTGCGCAAGGAGTCGGCGGAGCGGCTGGTCGAGATGGACTTGCCGGGCTATGCGATTGGCGGACTTGCCGTGGGTGAGCCGCGCGAGGTGACGCGGGAGATGATTGCGCGGACGCTTGAGTTTTTGCCGAAGGACAAGCCGCGGTATGTGATGGGGGTTGGCTATCCGGATGAGATTGAAGAGTATGCGCGGATGGGTGTGGACATGATGGACTGTGTGCTGCCGACGCGTGCGGGACGTCATGGGCTGCTGTTCACGTCTGCGGGGCGGCTCAACATCAAGAAGAAGGAGTACGCGGAGGATCAGGGGCCGATCGATGCTGCGTGCGGCTGCATGGTCTGCTCACGGTATACGCGGGCTTATCTGCGGCACTTGTTTTCTTCGGGGGAGCCGTTGGGTGCGGTGCTGAACTCGATCCACAATATTGCGTTTTATCTGGATGTGATGGATCGGGTAAGAGGCGATCTGGCGGGGATTTCGGTCTGA
- a CDS encoding CADD family putative folate metabolism protein, which yields MNAEFWNRLEERIAPFNLLQHPFYKAWSMGELTREDLREYAGEYWHHVSAFPTYLSALHSRLPDGELRREVLKNLADEEGVDAAKARPHSDLWMDFAAGMGASRAEVEGRAVQPEMAALMTTFRELMTATPAAALAALYAYESKVPAIAETKASGLAEHYATEGVAARYFTLHRTADVHHAAVWRGLIDAQLAADPTVEAAALDAAEQVAKALWLALDGVERERMKAHAN from the coding sequence ATGAACGCTGAATTCTGGAACCGTTTGGAAGAGCGTATTGCGCCCTTCAACCTATTGCAGCACCCGTTTTACAAGGCGTGGTCCATGGGAGAGCTGACGCGCGAGGATCTTCGCGAGTACGCGGGAGAGTATTGGCACCATGTGTCGGCGTTCCCGACCTATCTGAGCGCGCTGCACTCTCGCCTGCCGGATGGCGAGCTGCGTCGTGAGGTGTTGAAGAATCTGGCGGACGAAGAAGGCGTGGATGCGGCGAAGGCTCGGCCGCACAGCGACCTGTGGATGGACTTCGCTGCGGGAATGGGCGCGTCGCGTGCCGAGGTTGAGGGACGTGCTGTGCAGCCGGAGATGGCTGCGCTGATGACGACCTTTCGCGAGTTGATGACGGCGACTCCTGCGGCGGCGCTTGCGGCGCTGTATGCGTATGAGTCGAAGGTTCCGGCGATTGCTGAGACGAAGGCTTCGGGACTTGCAGAGCACTATGCGACGGAGGGTGTTGCGGCGCGGTACTTTACGCTGCACCGGACGGCGGATGTGCACCATGCTGCGGTGTGGCGCGGGTTGATCGACGCGCAGCTTGCGGCTGATCCTACTGTGGAGGCGGCAGCTCTCGATGCAGCGGAGCAGGTGGCGAAGGCGTTGTGGCTCGCGCTGGATGGCGTTGAGCGCGAGCGCATGAAGGCACACGCGAACTAG
- a CDS encoding heme-degrading domain-containing protein, with the protein MSIAEDIAHIARQERELILPAFGPEAAWLLGTTLRDLAIQRGYAIVIDIRRFGQPHQPLFYAALPGTTPDNARWVQRKSNVVARFYRSSYSLGLKLQLDNTTFAEKYSLPDADYATHGGSFPLHVAEAGIIGSVTVSGLPQRADHELAVEALCLHTNRSYADLRLPSAI; encoded by the coding sequence ATGTCCATCGCCGAAGACATCGCCCACATCGCCCGCCAGGAGCGCGAGCTCATCCTCCCCGCATTCGGTCCCGAGGCCGCATGGCTGCTCGGCACCACCCTGCGCGATCTCGCCATCCAGCGCGGCTACGCCATCGTCATCGACATCCGCCGCTTCGGCCAGCCCCACCAGCCGCTCTTCTACGCCGCACTCCCCGGCACCACACCCGACAACGCCCGCTGGGTCCAGCGCAAATCGAACGTCGTCGCCCGCTTCTACCGCAGCTCCTACTCGCTTGGCCTCAAGCTCCAGCTCGACAACACCACCTTCGCCGAAAAATACTCGCTCCCCGACGCCGACTACGCAACCCACGGCGGCAGCTTCCCACTCCACGTCGCCGAAGCAGGCATCATCGGCAGCGTCACCGTCTCCGGCCTGCCCCAGCGCGCCGACCACGAGCTCGCCGTCGAAGCACTCTGCCTCCACACAAACCGCAGCTACGCCGACCTCCGCCTGCCCTCTGCCATCTAA
- a CDS encoding GNAT family N-acetyltransferase, which translates to MFETRLALPEDASLISGQRHRMFVDSGQADDARMATVIAEFEPWVRERLVSGSYVGWLSSPVGEPERVVAGAGLLLMDFPPHFLDAGSIRAYLLNFYVDPEWRGHGLAYRLLKTAVEETRRRGIKVVSLHASKFGKPLYERNGFVVSNEMMLRQE; encoded by the coding sequence ATGTTTGAGACACGTCTGGCTTTACCGGAGGATGCTTCGCTGATCTCCGGACAGCGGCATCGTATGTTTGTGGATTCGGGACAGGCGGACGATGCCAGGATGGCGACGGTGATCGCCGAGTTTGAGCCGTGGGTACGGGAGCGGCTTGTTTCGGGAAGTTATGTTGGGTGGTTGAGCTCGCCGGTGGGTGAGCCGGAGAGGGTTGTGGCTGGGGCTGGTCTGTTGCTGATGGACTTTCCACCGCACTTTCTGGATGCCGGGTCGATCCGGGCATATTTACTGAACTTTTATGTTGATCCGGAGTGGCGAGGGCATGGGCTGGCGTATCGGCTGCTGAAGACGGCGGTCGAAGAGACGCGGCGGCGCGGGATCAAGGTGGTGAGCTTGCACGCTTCGAAGTTTGGCAAACCGTTGTATGAGCGGAATGGGTTTGTTGTGTCGAACGAGATGATGCTGCGGCAAGAGTGA
- a CDS encoding TetR/AcrR family transcriptional regulator, whose translation MKKTIKSRKTPQQARSKQTRKDILEATTHLLNRKPLGEVSTNHIAKKTGISIGTLYKYYPNKDAILADLSLVFMQQDAELFGQIFESSPRRRQKKDVLVDDLVEALMTVHRDDAQVRGVVYQNLERLKLLGPAQSATRKIQAKGTASVPELNPILTWVAISAINAAVHSMSQLSRELQQWDFVRVLVRNILDNLLNPYGSVGRPKRMKP comes from the coding sequence ATGAAGAAGACGATTAAGTCAAGAAAGACGCCACAACAAGCGCGCTCCAAGCAAACAAGAAAAGACATACTCGAGGCGACTACTCACCTTTTAAACCGGAAGCCACTTGGCGAAGTATCAACAAATCACATCGCGAAGAAGACTGGAATCAGCATCGGGACCTTGTACAAGTATTATCCCAATAAGGATGCGATCCTGGCTGACCTCTCGCTGGTGTTCATGCAGCAAGATGCGGAACTCTTCGGGCAAATTTTCGAAAGCTCACCACGCAGACGTCAGAAAAAAGATGTCCTCGTCGATGATCTCGTGGAAGCGCTTATGACAGTTCATCGAGACGATGCTCAGGTAAGAGGCGTCGTCTATCAGAATCTCGAACGATTGAAACTCCTGGGGCCGGCCCAGAGCGCCACTCGAAAGATTCAAGCAAAGGGAACCGCTTCTGTTCCTGAGCTCAATCCGATACTGACATGGGTCGCGATTTCAGCTATCAACGCCGCTGTCCACTCCATGTCGCAGCTATCACGGGAACTCCAACAATGGGACTTCGTGAGAGTCCTGGTGCGGAACATTCTTGACAACTTACTAAACCCTTACGGCTCAGTGGGACGTCCGAAGCGGATGAAACCATGA
- a CDS encoding NIPSNAP family protein: MITCYLRYIIDPFKLKEFEHYGKIWIPLVERFGGKHHGYFLPSEGANNVALAMFTFPSFALYEAYRAKSLEDSECQAAFRYAEETRCIVSYERSFFRPVFD; encoded by the coding sequence ATGATTACCTGCTATCTGCGTTACATCATCGACCCATTCAAGCTGAAAGAGTTCGAGCACTACGGGAAGATATGGATTCCTCTGGTAGAGAGGTTTGGCGGGAAACACCATGGATACTTTCTGCCATCGGAAGGTGCGAACAACGTTGCTCTTGCGATGTTTACGTTTCCTTCGTTCGCGTTGTATGAAGCGTATCGGGCGAAGTCACTTGAGGACTCTGAGTGTCAGGCGGCGTTTCGCTATGCCGAGGAGACTCGCTGCATCGTCAGTTATGAGCGCAGTTTCTTCCGCCCTGTCTTTGACTGA
- a CDS encoding FAD-dependent monooxygenase, with protein MSIARAQEETKEHCDVLIQGAGIGGLTLAIALQQRGYKVKLVERSAGLVEVGAGIWMAANPMQVFARLGFAEKIIEAGWTVKLLRLQDWQSGDIQTTNMSQIAKEYGFETVALHRGVLQRLLFEQLEADSVRFGCEVESVTQSGDQVFASLSDGSSCASAIIVGADGFNSQMRRMAGLGGEKRYSGSSSYRAIARGAHILPAEAENEAYEIWAKGCRVGFSKINADDYYWYMTFDAPAGEVSSASEIRTHAETLFRAYFPQWIGLLQNTRTQDILRTDISDLKPLTQWSSGRIGLIGDAAHATTPNLGQGGAMAVEDALALADTFKELGLSEAAWKRFEQLRRKKVAWTVSTSWSIGKICHLGNPLFRSLRNIALKKTPDSVMQKQVRRIYSLDSTSDRS; from the coding sequence ATGAGCATAGCGAGAGCCCAAGAAGAAACGAAAGAACATTGCGATGTCCTCATCCAGGGAGCAGGCATTGGAGGGTTGACGTTGGCAATCGCCTTGCAGCAGCGTGGCTACAAGGTCAAGCTCGTAGAGCGGTCCGCCGGGCTCGTGGAAGTAGGAGCTGGTATCTGGATGGCAGCAAATCCCATGCAGGTGTTTGCCCGGCTTGGCTTCGCGGAGAAGATTATCGAAGCCGGATGGACCGTGAAGCTGTTGCGACTTCAGGACTGGCAATCTGGCGACATCCAGACGACAAACATGTCCCAGATCGCGAAGGAGTATGGATTCGAGACGGTGGCCCTCCATCGCGGCGTGCTGCAGCGACTGCTTTTTGAACAGCTCGAGGCAGACTCAGTCCGTTTCGGTTGCGAAGTTGAATCAGTGACTCAAAGCGGCGATCAGGTCTTCGCGAGTCTGTCCGATGGCTCTTCCTGCGCCTCCGCGATCATTGTCGGAGCGGATGGATTCAACTCTCAGATGCGCCGCATGGCGGGACTGGGCGGCGAAAAGCGATACTCTGGGTCTTCTTCTTATCGCGCCATAGCTCGCGGTGCCCATATCCTGCCCGCAGAAGCCGAGAATGAAGCCTATGAGATTTGGGCAAAGGGTTGTCGCGTCGGGTTCTCAAAGATCAATGCCGACGACTACTACTGGTACATGACCTTCGATGCTCCGGCAGGAGAAGTTTCCTCGGCGAGCGAGATCAGAACTCATGCGGAAACATTGTTTCGCGCCTATTTTCCGCAATGGATTGGTTTGCTGCAAAATACTCGGACGCAAGACATCTTGAGGACCGATATCAGTGACTTGAAACCACTCACGCAGTGGTCTTCTGGACGCATTGGGCTGATCGGCGATGCGGCGCACGCGACCACTCCGAACCTCGGACAAGGCGGCGCGATGGCCGTCGAAGATGCTTTGGCTTTGGCGGATACGTTCAAAGAACTCGGCCTCAGCGAGGCGGCATGGAAGCGCTTTGAACAGCTTCGGCGGAAGAAAGTGGCTTGGACGGTGTCAACGTCGTGGTCCATCGGGAAGATCTGCCATCTCGGTAATCCTCTCTTTCGCTCTCTCCGCAATATCGCGCTGAAAAAGACACCGGACAGCGTCATGCAGAAGCAGGTTCGGAGGATTTACAGTCTCGATTCAACTTCAGATCGGTCCTGA
- a CDS encoding M20 family metallopeptidase — MDVHAITTAVAAKSSWINETLRKLVLIESPTEDSASVNAAMSFAAGVVRELGGRVKLHKQKHFGHVNEIRFGPVRSTKKPILLLGHLDTVWPLGTLKTMPWQQKNGRFYGPGVLDMKAGVVMALAAVSVLRDLGLSRPVTLLLNSEEEVGSPISRPITEKLALKSAAVFVLEPAQGLAYKTARKGIGHYTLRVDGVAAHSGVDFERGHSAILEMAKLVQTVSGFTDLAKKRTVNCGVITGGTRSNVIAAACTVEVDVRVFTARDGQVVDRLFRRLKPSDPHCKLTVTGGLNRPPMERKAGTIALFQQVRKLAEQIGFQLDEAATGGGSDGNFTAALGIPTLDGMGAVGEGAHAPHESILIEHLIPRTALLAAMIAAT; from the coding sequence ATGGATGTGCACGCAATCACCACCGCCGTCGCCGCAAAATCTTCCTGGATAAACGAAACCCTCCGGAAACTGGTCCTCATCGAGTCGCCAACCGAAGATTCAGCGTCCGTCAACGCCGCCATGAGCTTCGCCGCAGGCGTCGTCCGCGAGCTCGGCGGACGGGTAAAGCTGCACAAACAAAAGCACTTCGGCCACGTCAACGAGATCCGCTTCGGCCCCGTCCGCTCCACCAAGAAACCCATCCTCCTGCTCGGCCACCTCGATACTGTTTGGCCGCTCGGCACCCTCAAGACGATGCCATGGCAACAAAAAAACGGCCGCTTCTACGGTCCCGGTGTGCTCGACATGAAGGCGGGCGTCGTCATGGCGCTCGCCGCCGTAAGCGTCCTCCGCGATCTCGGCCTCAGCCGCCCCGTCACCTTGCTCCTGAATAGCGAAGAAGAGGTCGGCAGCCCTATCTCGCGCCCCATCACCGAAAAACTCGCTCTCAAATCGGCCGCCGTCTTCGTCCTCGAGCCCGCGCAAGGACTTGCCTACAAGACCGCACGCAAGGGCATCGGCCACTACACCCTTCGCGTAGACGGCGTCGCCGCACACAGCGGCGTCGACTTCGAGCGCGGCCACTCCGCCATCCTCGAGATGGCGAAGCTCGTCCAGACCGTCTCCGGCTTCACCGATCTCGCCAAAAAGCGCACCGTCAACTGCGGCGTCATCACCGGCGGAACCCGCTCGAACGTCATCGCCGCCGCCTGCACCGTCGAGGTCGATGTCCGCGTCTTCACCGCCCGCGACGGCCAGGTCGTAGACCGCCTCTTCCGCCGCCTCAAGCCCTCCGACCCACACTGCAAACTGACCGTGACCGGCGGCCTCAACCGACCGCCCATGGAGCGCAAAGCCGGCACCATCGCCCTCTTCCAGCAAGTCCGCAAGCTAGCCGAGCAGATCGGCTTCCAGCTAGACGAGGCCGCAACCGGAGGCGGCTCCGACGGCAACTTCACCGCCGCCCTCGGCATCCCCACCCTCGACGGCATGGGAGCCGTAGGCGAAGGCGCCCACGCCCCTCACGAGTCCATCCTGATCGAACACCTCATCCCACGAACCGCGCTCCTCGCCGCCATGATCGCAGCGACATAG
- a CDS encoding chalcone isomerase family protein, whose product MRKTVLSLAVAVFMLASLVNLHAASLAGVTLPDTAQVGGTTLVLNGLGLRTKFMVKVYVAGLYLEQRSSDPNAILKTDAPKRIVMQFVHGASKSQITGAFDDSFNDNAPDARKTMKADIDRLLGALEPVKDGDQMVFTYVPGTGTTLAINGAEKVTIVGPAFEQVLFSVWLGPKPPSADLKKGMLGQ is encoded by the coding sequence ATGCGAAAGACTGTCCTATCGCTTGCTGTTGCTGTGTTCATGCTGGCTTCGCTTGTCAATTTACATGCCGCCAGTCTGGCGGGAGTGACTCTGCCGGACACGGCACAGGTCGGAGGCACGACACTGGTGCTTAATGGGCTGGGGTTGCGGACGAAGTTTATGGTGAAGGTCTATGTCGCGGGGCTCTATCTTGAACAGAGGTCGTCTGACCCGAATGCGATCCTCAAGACGGATGCGCCTAAGCGGATTGTCATGCAGTTCGTGCATGGTGCGAGCAAGAGCCAGATCACGGGCGCGTTCGACGACTCGTTCAATGACAACGCGCCGGATGCCAGGAAGACGATGAAGGCCGACATCGACCGGTTGCTGGGTGCGTTGGAGCCGGTCAAGGATGGCGATCAGATGGTGTTTACGTATGTTCCGGGAACGGGCACGACGCTTGCTATCAATGGGGCGGAGAAGGTGACCATCGTTGGTCCGGCGTTCGAGCAGGTGCTGTTCTCGGTGTGGCTTGGGCCGAAGCCACCCAGCGCGGATCTGAAAAAAGGGATGCTCGGGCAGTAA
- the folK gene encoding 2-amino-4-hydroxy-6-hydroxymethyldihydropteridine diphosphokinase yields MKEVAAVALGSNLSSAWGDRAATLREAIERVGALGVVRSVSSFYDTEPVGYLDQPRFLNGAMLLETELGPLELLRELLAVEKTMGRDRSKVEAKGPRVVDLDLLLFGDAVLETPELTLPHPALAERRFVLQPLAEVAATMRHPVLRLTVGELLVRLG; encoded by the coding sequence ATGAAGGAGGTTGCAGCGGTTGCGCTGGGTTCCAACCTGAGCTCTGCGTGGGGAGATCGCGCGGCTACGCTGCGTGAGGCGATTGAGCGTGTGGGCGCGTTGGGAGTTGTGCGAAGTGTCTCTTCGTTCTATGACACGGAGCCGGTGGGCTATCTGGATCAGCCGAGATTTTTAAATGGAGCGATGCTGCTTGAGACGGAGCTTGGTCCGCTTGAGTTGTTGCGGGAGCTGCTCGCGGTGGAGAAGACGATGGGGCGCGATCGCTCTAAGGTCGAAGCGAAGGGGCCTCGTGTGGTGGACCTTGATCTGCTGCTGTTTGGTGATGCGGTGCTGGAGACGCCGGAGCTGACGCTGCCGCATCCGGCGCTGGCAGAGCGGCGGTTTGTGCTACAGCCGCTGGCGGAGGTCGCTGCGACGATGCGGCATCCGGTGCTTAGGCTGACGGTCGGGGAGTTGTTGGTGCGGCTGGGGTAG